A genomic window from Enoplosus armatus isolate fEnoArm2 chromosome 18, fEnoArm2.hap1, whole genome shotgun sequence includes:
- the LOC139301776 gene encoding cholesterol 7-desaturase nvd, whose protein sequence is MSAGKVAAVIGLGLGAVLAILGRDPLDSVGTGYPIWKDTRLLGVPALAVVCVCAGVSLRASVWLYRLLFAPLELLRAPDDVGYIAEDGRSKAQAANEVRRRRKTGELPPVYPNGWYRLLDSTKLEGGEVKNVSVLGEQVAVFRGQDGKAYVMDAYCPHLGANLAVGGRVVGNCIECPFHGWQFRGNDGKCVRIPYAEKVPEFATARCWPSCEVNGQILVWFHCDGEEPQWTVPEQQEITKGEWVYRGRTEHFISAHIEEIPENAGDIAHLAHLHTPGIVSGVDLRYTNSKTWEFLRHDWKVQWEPESEPNKHCSQMLVKHALTVFGRHWPLLDVHVVARQVGPGLVFLLFDHSFLGRGVIMHTVTPVEPLLQCVSHTIFYQSNIPPLVPKFILRAECIQFERDVMIWNNKKYVSKPLLVKEDSAIQKHRRWFSQFYSENSPRLQYQRDTLDF, encoded by the exons ATGTCCGCAGGGAAGGTGGCTGCTGTCATTGGGCTGGGACTGGGTGCGGTGCTTGCCATACTGGGCAGAGACCCGCTGGACTCTGTCGGCACCGGGTACCCGATATGGAAGGACACGAGGCTGCTCGGTGTCCCAGCGCTGGCTGTGGTCTGCGTCTGTGCCGGAGTTTCCCTTCGTGCCTCGGTCTGGCTGTACAGGCTGCTCTTCGCTCCCCTGGAGCTCCTCAGGGCGCCCGATGATGTGGGATACATCGCCGAGGACGGCCGCTCCAAAGCCCAGGCGGCAAACGAGGTCCGCCGCAGGAGGAAAACCGGGGAGCTGCCTCCGGTCTATCCAAACGGCTGGTACCGATTGCTGGACTCGACCAAGCTGGAGGGGGGCGAGGTCAAAAATGTCTCTGTTCTAG GTGAGCAGGTGGCAGTGTTTCGGGGCCAGGATGGGAAGGCCTACGTGATGGATGCTTACTGCCCTCACCTGGGTGCCAACCTGGCTGTCGGAGGACGGGTGGTGGGGAACTGCATAGAGTGCCCGTTTCATGGATGGCAGTTTCGAGGGAACGATGGCAAGTGTGTGAGGATCCCCTATGCAGAAAAAG TGCCAGAGTTCGCCACGGCGCGTTGCTGGCCCAGCTGCGAGGTCAACGGCCAGATCCTGGTTTGGTTTCACTGTGATGGAGAAGAGCCTCAGTGGACCGTCCCGGAGCAGCAGGAAATTACAAAGGGCGAGTGGGTCTATCGGGGGAGAACTGAACATTTTATCAGCGCTCACATAGAG GAGATTCCTGAAAATGCGGGAGACATCGCTCACCTCGCTCACCTGCACACGCCGGGCATTGTCAGCGGAGTGGATCTGCGTTACACCAACAGCAAAACCTGGGAATTTTTGCGGCACGACTGGAAG GTTCAGTGGGAACCAGAGTCAGAGCCCAACAAGCATTGCTCTCAGATGTTGGTGAAACATGCGCTTACTGTGTTTGGACGCCACTGGCCTCTGCTGGATGTTCATGTTGTGGCCAGACAG gtgggTCCGGGGctggtgtttctgctgtttgacCACAGTTTCTTGGGCCGGGGTGTCATCATGCACACTGTGACTCCAGTGGAGCCTCTGTTGCAGTGTGTCTCTCACACCATCTTCTATCAGTCTAATATCCCACCACTGGTGCCCAAATTCATCCTCAGAGCAGAGTGCATTCAG TTTGAGCGGGACGTGATGATCTGGAACAATAAGAAGTACGTCTCCAAGCCTCTCCTCGTGAAGGAAGATTCAGCCATCCAGAAGCACAGGCGCTGGTTCAGTCAGTTCTACAGCGAGAACAGCCCGCGGCTGCAATACCAACGCGACACTTTAGACTTCTGA